CGCGCCCACGTCTTCGCGACGCCGGAGCAGTTCCGCGACTGGTCGGCGTTCCCGGCGCGGGCGTTGACGGGTCTGTTGGCGCAGATGGAGGCGGAGGGAGCCATCGTTCCGACCGATGTCGCGGGGCTGGGCAACGGCTGGGTTCTCGTCGAGGACGTTGGGCTCGCCGATTCGGAGCCGTCGCGCGGCGTGTTCGTCCTGGGCGGCTCCGACCTGCTCGTCCTGAGCCACAGCAGCGAGCTCAAGCGGCGATACGCGGGACGTGAGATTCTGCAATACCTACTCATCGACGGAGCGTTTCGGGGAGCCGTCGCGGGACATTGGCGCATTGGGCCCCACGATATCGAGGACTTGGTCGTCGAGCTCCCCGCCTCAGAGCGCAACGAGCGCCGCGACGAAGTGTTAGCCGCCGTCTCGCTGCTCTACCACCCGCCCTACAGCCACATCCGTCGGTACGACGGCGAGCCTCTCGAAGCCTAGCGCGCCGCTGAGGACAGCGCCCGTTCGACCTCCGCATCCCACGTGCCCTCGATCCGCCGTCCGTACTCGCGCTCGCCGCCCGTCGCGTTCGGACCTCGCAGGATGGGCGTCATCTGCTCGTTGCGCGTCCAGTGGTCGCCCTGGGCGTAGTCGGTGTGGATGAAGTGGAGCGCGGCTCCGGCGCGGTCCTGATCCGTCGTGTTCGCCTTCGTGCAGTGCGCGGTTCCGTAGGCGAAGAAGAGCGCCCCTCCCGCCGCAAGCTCGACGGCGATCGCGCGGTCTTCGGGCGGATCGCACCGGATGTGGTGATCGCTCAGCGGGTCGCGATAGTGAGGGTACTCCTCGCGGAAGCTGCCGGGGACGATGTGCATGCAGCCGTTGGGGATCGTCGCGTCGTGGATGGCGATCCACATCGCCGTGCCGCGCAGGGGATCGGCGATCTTGAAGTAGGCGTTGTCCTGATGCCAATTCGTGCCGATTCCCTGCCGCGCGGGCTTCCAGAACGACTGGTCGAGATGGAGCCGGAACGACTCGCCGATGAGCGCCCCGACGGCGTCCAGCACCTTCGGACAGAACGGCAGCGCCCGATAGAGTGGGCTCTTGTCGTTCAGCGGGATGACCTGCAGGTTCTGGAGCTCACCGTCGATGCGGTTCTGCGAGCCGTCCTTCTGCACGGCGACGTTGCGGAGCGTCCCGGCGGCGCGCCGTTGGTCGTAGATGCGCGTCAGTTCGGCGCGGAGCGCGCGCGTCTCGCGGTCATCGAAGAAGCCCTCGACGGCGACGTAACCTTCGTTTCGGAACTGGGACCGTTGGTCGGCCGTCAGACTCATCGCGTTCTCCCTATGTCGTGGTCAGCGGGCGGCTGATTGGCTGTATTATAGCCGAACCGCGCAGCGCAGCGACGCCGCGCCCGATAGGGAGCCGATGCGATGCCAGACGACGAATCCCAAGACCAACGCGCGACAGCAACCGCCAAGGACGTCTATGCCGTCCTGCGAGGCGACGCGCTGCCAGATGCAGTGAAGGGCAAGCGGATCACTGAGACGGTCGACATGGTCCGTGCGGACTTGAAGCGGAACGTAGACGATAAGTGGGTTGTACCGAGCGACGTGGACTTCACTGGCTGCTATTTCGCCAAAGATGTGGTCTTGAATAGAGTGCTGTTCAGCAGCGATGCGAACTTTGGGGCAGCGTACTTTGCAGAGCTGGCGAGCTTCACCGATGGGTACTTCGCCGATGCGGTGCACTTCGACCGCGCACAGTTCGCGGAGGCAGCGGTCTTTCATCGCGCCCAGTTCGCAGGGCGCGCCCGTTTCGCTGACGCCCAGTTCCGAGGCAGGGCGGTGTTCTTGGGCGCGTCGTTCCTCGGCGAAACTCGCCTCGAGAATGTCCAGTTTACGTGGGCCGCGGCGTTCGAGTTCACGCGCTTCGGTCAACCCGCAAACTTCGCGCACGTACGCTACTGGCCCGACAACTTCCCGATGCGGAACATCCGACGATGGTTGCTGTCGCAAGGTGGGTTGCCGGAGCGGATCTGCTGGCGTACACCGCCGAGCGACCAGAGCCCGGGCGAGACGCGGCGGCTCGTACGACGTTGGCTTCTCCCACGTCCCGATCCGCCGACCGGACGGCCTCCGCAGAAGACATTGCCACCTCACACCGTGTTCGTGCTGGACAGCCAAAATGTCGACGAAGTCACCAACCCCCACTTCAAGCGCTATGTCGCTGACCAGCAGTTCATCCGCAGCTTCGAGCAACGGCATCGGGGCTGGGCGGCGGTGTGGCGGTGGTCGTCGGACTACGGCAGAAACCTGTGGCTCTGGGCGTTCTGGTCGGTGCTCCTCGCTGCGGTGTTCGCGGCGATATACCGCTATGCCTTCCCGGGAGACTTCGTCTTCACGAACGCCAAGCTCTATTCTGAGTCCCAGCCGATTGGTTTCCTGAACTTCCTCTACTACAGCGTCGTCACGTTCACGACGCTGGGCTTCGGCGATATCGCCGCGACGAGCCTTCCTGCGCGCATCGCCGTCATGGTGGAGGTGATCTTCGGGTACGTGATGCTCGGCGGGCTCATCAGCATCCTGGCGAACAAGCTCGCCCGGCGGTCGTGACAGCGACCAGCGTGATCGTGTGGTGGGTGGCCGCTAGACGGCTCGGCGGGAGAGCTCCGGTTCGTCGGCGCGCCGCTGAGCCTTCTTCCGGACGACGATCTCCTCGTCGGGCGCGATCAGACGCAGGGCAGGACGCTTCCCGACCGTCAGCGCCAGACGCGCGATCGTACGGAGCGTGACGTTCGCCTCGCTCTTCATCAGCCGCGTGATCCACGACGGCTTGGCGTCGATGCGCTGTGCCAGTTCCGCTTGGGTGATGCCCTCGTTAGCCATCGTCTCCAGGATGTCCGATGTCAAGGACGTATAGAGCCGCTGCAACCAATAGTCCGAGCTTTGTTCAGCGTCACGTGTCCAGTCTGCCAGTTTCACTTCTGTCTGCCCCTTCAGACGGCAGTAGTCCACGACGGCTGAATCATCGTCAGATGATCTCGTTCAGCAGCTCCGGACGCGGGCGGGGGATGACCGTCCGGTTCACCAGCAAACCCTTCGACGCGATGCGCTCTGAGCCGACACGCACCGCCGACTCGACGGACGCCACGTCGCCCGTCAGCGTGCAGAACGCTTTGCCGCCCAACGCCATCGCCAGCCGAATCTCGATGAGATCGACAGCAGCGGCTTTGACGGCGGCGTCGGCGGCTTCCAGCAGCGCCGCGACGCTGAACGACTCCAGCACGCCCAGCGCGTCGAGCGTCGTCGGTGTGTTCGATCCGGTGATCGCGGGAAAGACGGCGGGATGGATGTTCGTCAGCAGGCAGGTATCGACGAGCGTCCCTTCGGCGCGGAGCACGCCGGCGTCGAGCGCTTCCTTCGTGTCGCTCACGTTCCCGCCGATGATCGACAGGTACTTGCCCGAGCAGATCGTCCGCGCAACGAGAACCTCGACGGTTCCCGCCTTGAGCATGGCGTCCGTGACGGCATAGCCAGCCGCGATGCTCGTCAACTCGATGATGCCGATCGCGTTCCGCTCTGCCATGCCGACCCGCCTTCTCTCGTGCCGCGCGACTAGGCGACGATCTCGATGTGTTCCGCCGTGATGCTCCTCACGACGCCGTCGATGCTGCTGTGAACCCGCGCGCCCAGCGCCTTCTCCGGTATCTCCGCGATGGCCTGCCCGCGACTCACCCGCGCGCCCGCTTCGACGACCGGAACGCTGGGAGCCCCGACGTGCTGCCGCAACGCGATCCGCACGGCGGACGGCTTCCAGTCGAGCTCCGTCCACGGCGCGGCGACATCGTAAGGCTCCAACCCCAGCTTGCGGATGAGCGATTTCAGCGGGATGTGCCGGCCCTCCGCCATGGCATGAGGCTTGATGTCGGGCGACGGGCCCAGCCACCGGTCGAGCTTCGCCTCGCGGCGGTCGGCGCGCGCGCGGTCGCAGGCTTCCTTGGGGAACAGGTCTTCGGGACACGCGAACTGCGTGCACAAGCCGCACGCGCAGCAAAGGTCCGCCCACTTGCTCCACATCTCCGACCCGCTCATCGTGAACCCCAAGCCGCGCATCACCTTGTGCGGCTGCACGTCGTAGCCCAGCAGGTAGCGTGGACATAGCTCCGTGCAGTAGGAGCACTGATCGCACGCCGACTTGCCGATCCGCCGCTGAGCGCGCTCCGGCAGCTCGCGCCGCTGGACGATCCGATGGTCGGCTGGAACCACGAGCAGCCCGCCGGTCGTCTTGGTTACCGGCCCATCGAGGTTCCGCGTGATGGAGCCCATCATCGTCCCGCCCACGAACGCGGCGTAGTCATCGACGGTGGCTCCTCCAGCGGCGGACAGCAGATCGCGCAAGGGTACCCCGATGGGAGCCTCGAAGCTCATCGGCGTCCGGACGGCTCCCGCGACGGTGAGCGCCTTCCGCGTGACGGGCTCGCCGTGCGTCGCGCGGAGGATGTTCAGGAGGCTCTCGACGTTGTGGACGACGCACCCCACCTGCAGCGGGATGCCGCCGGCCGGAATCAGCCTGTCCGTGACGGCGTGGACGAGGACGAACTCGTCGCCCGTCGGGTAGTAGTCGCCGAGTTGGTGCAGCTCGACGGGCGTTCCAGCGCGCGCTCGTTCCAGCGCCTCGACGGCGTGCGCGTGCTTCGCCTTCAGCCCGACGACGCCCCGCTTCGCCTTGGTGGCGTCCATGACGAGCCGTACCGCCCGGACGATCTCCGAGGCATGGCGCTCGATGAGCTCGGTATCTTTGTGGAGGAGGGGTTCGCACTCGGCGCCGTTGGCGATGACGACCTCGACGGTCGCCTCGAGCTTCTTGTGGGCAGGGAACCCAGCGCCCCCTGCGCCGACGACGCCCGCATCCCGCACCTGATCGATGATGCTCATGGACCCCACGCGCAGATGGCTCGGCTCGGACGCCTTCCGGTTTAGCACGTCTGGCGCAGGGAGTCAACTTGACGAACGGCCATCCGTTCCGTATAGTCAGAGACGCTGACGATCGTGCCGTGCCGACCCTCTTCGTGGGAACCTGCCTCCCTTGACGACCCAGAACGCCAGAAGGCTGCTCACCGCCATCTGCCTGATCGCTCTGTGCGCGGGAAACGTCAGCGCGGCGGACCTCACGACGCGGGAGCGGCGACCAGCCCAGGCAACCGAAGCGACGCCAGCAGAGGAGCTTCCGCGCGACCCGCGGCTCGTCGCGCCCTATACCGCCGTCGTGCGCTCCGCCATCCTGCCCGGTTGGGGTCAGGTGCGCATCCGAGAACGCGTCGAGGGCGCGGCGTTCTTCGTTGTCACCGCCGGTCTCATGTCGGCATGGTTTGTCTCCTACCGCGATTTCCGCGATCAGTACGACCATGTCTATCTACCCGCCGTCAAACAGTACGGCGTGACTTCGCGCGAGGCGAACGCCATCTACAGCGACGTCAACGGGCGGTTCAAGGCGAGTCGGCTCTTGCTGTTTTCCGCTCTGGGCGTTTGGGGGTATAGTCTCATCGATGCTTACGTGGACGCGAACATCTTCAACGCGGAGCTTCGCGCCGAAGAGCTGCTCCGCGAGGGTGAGGAGATTCGCAAGCTCCAGTTCGAGCTGATGACGAGCGGACCTCGCGTGCGGATTCGTGTGCCATTCT
This window of the Candidatus Poribacteria bacterium genome carries:
- a CDS encoding phytanoyl-CoA dioxygenase family protein, producing MSLTADQRSQFRNEGYVAVEGFFDDRETRALRAELTRIYDQRRAAGTLRNVAVQKDGSQNRIDGELQNLQVIPLNDKSPLYRALPFCPKVLDAVGALIGESFRLHLDQSFWKPARQGIGTNWHQDNAYFKIADPLRGTAMWIAIHDATIPNGCMHIVPGSFREEYPHYRDPLSDHHIRCDPPEDRAIAVELAAGGALFFAYGTAHCTKANTTDQDRAGAALHFIHTDYAQGDHWTRNEQMTPILRGPNATGGEREYGRRIEGTWDAEVERALSSAAR
- a CDS encoding helix-turn-helix transcriptional regulator encodes the protein MQRLYTSLTSDILETMANEGITQAELAQRIDAKPSWITRLMKSEANVTLRTIARLALTVGKRPALRLIAPDEEIVVRKKAQRRADEPELSRRAV
- a CDS encoding BMC domain-containing protein yields the protein MAERNAIGIIELTSIAAGYAVTDAMLKAGTVEVLVARTICSGKYLSIIGGNVSDTKEALDAGVLRAEGTLVDTCLLTNIHPAVFPAITGSNTPTTLDALGVLESFSVAALLEAADAAVKAAAVDLIEIRLAMALGGKAFCTLTGDVASVESAVRVGSERIASKGLLVNRTVIPRPRPELLNEII
- a CDS encoding NADH dehydrogenase subunit; this translates as MSIIDQVRDAGVVGAGGAGFPAHKKLEATVEVVIANGAECEPLLHKDTELIERHASEIVRAVRLVMDATKAKRGVVGLKAKHAHAVEALERARAGTPVELHQLGDYYPTGDEFVLVHAVTDRLIPAGGIPLQVGCVVHNVESLLNILRATHGEPVTRKALTVAGAVRTPMSFEAPIGVPLRDLLSAAGGATVDDYAAFVGGTMMGSITRNLDGPVTKTTGGLLVVPADHRIVQRRELPERAQRRIGKSACDQCSYCTELCPRYLLGYDVQPHKVMRGLGFTMSGSEMWSKWADLCCACGLCTQFACPEDLFPKEACDRARADRREAKLDRWLGPSPDIKPHAMAEGRHIPLKSLIRKLGLEPYDVAAPWTELDWKPSAVRIALRQHVGAPSVPVVEAGARVSRGQAIAEIPEKALGARVHSSIDGVVRSITAEHIEIVA